The stretch of DNA AAATGGTAACCCAGCTGCAAAATATACAAGACATGATAAGCATTATTTTAATTTACTTGATGCAGGATGGAAGTTAGGAGCAATAAACGGTCAAGATAATCATAAGATAAACTTTGGAGATTCTGAAAATTTAACAGTCTATATTGGTAATGAACTTTCTAAATCTGCTTTAGTAGATTCCTTTAGAGCTATGAGAACTTACTCTACAGAATCTAGATTTTTAAAATTTTACTTTACTATAAATGATAGTTTTATGGGGGAAACTATACTAATTTCTGATAATAAACTAAAATTCCTAATTTATGCTGAGGATATTAGATATAGAATAAAAGAAATTAGTATTATAAGTAACAAAGGTACTACAATTAAAGACATAGATGAAATTAATTTAAATCATATTAAGTATATATATGAACATAAACATGAGGAAAATGAAACTTGGTATGTTATAAAGGTAGTTCAGGAAAATAATCGTATTGCTATTAGTTCTCCAATATTTGTAGAGTCAGCAAAAGAAGTTTTAGGTAATTCTTATGAATCTTAAAATACAAAAAGAGTTGTAAAATAAATTACAGCTCTTTTTGTATTTATGTTAACATTATTTATTTTTTTGATTTTGCATATGTTTAACTCTATTTGGTTTAGCTTTAGGTTTAATTTCAATTTTCTTTTCTTGCTTTTTTGGTCCCCCTGTAGCTTGAATATCTAAGAACCATATAAAGAACCATACTACAACTAAAGTAAATAGTATATTAATCCATGGATTTGTAGTTTTAAATAAAAATTGAACTGCAAATAACGCAACAGATATGCCTAATAATAACCATTTGTTAACTTTAACTTTTGAGAAAACATATTTTCTTCCTAATGTGAACATTAACATGACTGCTCCTAACATAACTGCAAAGTATGCTATCATAAACAATATATTTGTCATAACTTTTATCCTCCTATATTCACCTATAATTATATATTAAAAGAAATTACCTTTACATGCAAGTAATATAATTTTTAAATATTTGTAACATTTACGCACATAAAAATTTGTCTATAAAACACCGGGTTAAAGTGGCTTTTTTTGATTTTATTAACTTTTTTATCAAAATAACAAATTTATTTTAATTTCTTTTACTTTTTTTTCTTCTATTTTGTGTATTTTTTTGATAAAATAAAAAAGTAATTATAAAATCATTACGAGGGGTGATTATATGGGTTTAAATCAAACCTATCAATTAGACGAACTAGATCTTCAAATATTAGACTTATTAATAAAGGATTGTAGGACTCCTTATTTAGAGATAGCTAGAATTTGTCATGTTAGTGGTGGTACTATTCATGTAAGAATGAAAAAAATGGAGGAACTTGGGATAATAAAAGGTACTAGAATACTATTAAATCTTCCTAAGCTAGGTTATGACGTATGTTGTTTCGTTGGAATATATGTTGATAAAACTGAATCTTTTTCTTCAGTATTTCATGAGTTATCTCAAATAAAAGAAGTTGTTGAATTACACTTAACAACAGGAAATTATTCAATATTTGCTAAAGTTATTTGCAAAAACATTTCAGACCTTCAAGATATCTTACTAAATAAAATAAATTCTATAAATGGAATTCAAAGAACTGATACATTTATTTCTCTAGAACAACCTATAGACAGAAATATATCTATTTAGTGTCTATTTGCATAAAAAACCTTCCTCTAGGTTAAAATATTTAGTGAAAAAACCTATTAAAAAAGGAGTGTTTTTTATGAAAATTCTAGACACAATAGCACTTATTTTGGTTATAGTCGGTGCCGTTAACTGGGGTCTTATAGGATTCTTCCAATTCGATCTTGTTGCAGCTTTATTTGGTACCATGACTATGTTTAGTAGAGTAGTCTATGCTCTAGTAGGTCTAGCTGGACTTTATTCACTATCCTTTTTTGCAAAGGGTAGCATGACAACCGATAAGATATAGACATAAAAAAGCCTATCATTTTAAATGATAGGCTTAATTATTTTTAAAGATTTTTTATTATTTCAAATAATTCTATAGCTGCTGCTCTTGGTCCATTTTTTTCTTGACCTTTTACAGCTAAACATGTTTTTATTTGTCCAACCTTAATATTATCATTAAACATAGTATCAAAATATTCTTCTATTAAAATATTTGTTTCTGTTTGCTTTTGAGCTGGACCAAATGGATTCGCAAAGTAACTTTCAACTAAACCAGTTTCTGAAGTAGTTCCTTTAGCCATTCTTGCTCCTGATTTAAATACACTAATTGCATCCTTTGGAGTCTTAAAGTATTCTATAGAAGTTTCTCCTTCTTCTACCTTAGTATAATTATTAGCATATAAGAATAAATCTACTTTATATCCCTTTACAATTTCCTTATATGGTGCCACTGGCATAACTAATCTAGCATTTATCTTATCTGGATTCATAAATATACTTCTATCCATTTCTTTAAATGCATATCCTTGATCTAAATCATCTAATCTTACGAATGCACCTATTTCAGTACCATATCCAAATACTTCTCCATTTATATTCTTAAATGTTCCCATATCATCAAATATAATAGTCATATTACTTATATAATCTTCACTTAATGCTCTAAAGGCTTCTAAGCTTTCTGATTTACCAGCTCCACTATCTCCCATTATTACAACATTAGCTTGCTTACCGCTCTTTAATTCAATATTAACCATTGCTCCATGTATTGGAAGACAACCTCTTTTTATCATAACTAAGTTGTGAAGAGTTAATGTCATCTTCTTCATATAACCAAAGTAATCTACTTCCTCTGAGTGGTTTACATATCCTATCATAACATCATTTTCTTTATCATCATAGAATACAGTTTTAACTTTATCATCTTCATCTGTAGCACCAAACACATAAACTAAATCTGGCTTTCTACCTCTATATTCATCACTTCTTGCCATTTCAAATAAATTACATAAAGTAATTCCATGTTCCATAAAATCTCTGTGGAAATATATAAATGCTAATAATTCTCCTACTTTAGCTGGATAGCAGAACCAATGCTCTTTATTTAAATTTGCATATCTTAATGGGTTTTCATATACTTCTTTAAACATTCCACTTCTAGTATTCTTCTTAGGATAAGTTATAAATGGTGTTTCTAATAAAATGCTATCTATAAAATTAATATCTTCTAAAGCTTCATATCCCTTTGGTATTGGCCATAAAACTCTATTAATCATTAAAGATGAATTTCCGCCAGCTGGTATTTGTCTAAATACTTTTGGCTTATATCCTAATACATTCTTTTCTATTTTTCTATATAATTTTAATATTAAATTAGAAAATTCTGAGTTAGCTTCTGTAAAACTCATTGCTGCTAACCCTTGTTGAACTTTATCACTGTGAATTATAGTATATCTTTCTAATCTTCTCCAGAATAAATAAAAATCTTCAATAAATGCTATAAAGTTATCTTTATCCTCAAAAAGTTTTTTATATTTCTCATTTGCCTCAACTATTTCTTCGACACTCATTACCGTACAATACTTACATATTCTACTTATATCTTTTCTTATCTTTGTAATATCTCCTGTATCTAATCCATCCTTTAGATATTTCCAACTTAAGGAAAGTCTACTTTTAGAAATTCGTAGATAACTCTCTACAACCCTTCTAAAACCTTCACTTTCTAATAATGTTTCGAAATTGTTACAATATTTCGCTGTAAAGTTTATTAATATTTTATCATTACTCATTGAAAATTCTTTACGCATAATTTGCCCCCTCTATGAATTTTATGTTAATTAAATATTTCATTTTTTATTATTTTTGACCTTAACAATTCGATTATAACATATTTTATGCAATTTTTAAAAGAATGATTTTGCATTTTTCACAAATTATTATCAAATTCTATCTAAAACCCTTTTTGAAAACATATACATTAGAAGTTTATCAATCTCCTTTTATAAAATTATTAATTTTATCGAAATATTTCCTTATTTTTTTATTTTTATTTCTACCCCCTACGAACATTTTTAATTTCAATAGTTCTTTTTAATAAATTTAATACTAAATTTCTACATAATAAAAACTTCTAAGAAAATATCCTAGAAGTTTTTATTATCTTTAACCTTGATTTAATTCTTTTACTATTATATCTCTAACCCTATCTGCTAATGCTTTTTCTTCATCCCTATTAAGATTATCTGTATATATTGGCTTTCCAAAAGTTATTGTTATATCTATAGCTTTAAATTTTCTATCTATTTCAAAAGCTCTATAAGCTCCATCTATTGATACTGGTATTATTGGTGCTTTTGCCTTAGTAGCTAACTTTAAGCTCCCCTTTTTAAACTCTTGAACTTTACCATCTTTACTTCTTGTTCCTTCTGGAAATATACACATGCTATATCCGTTTTTTAAATTTTCAGCTCCTTGTTGTATTACCTTTATAGCCTCTCTTGCATTTTCTCTATCTAATGGTACACAATGGTATTGTTGCATCCAATATCCTATAACTGGAGTTTTAAGCATCTCTTTTTTAGCTATAAATCCCATAGCTCTTTCTGCCGAATCCATAAGTAATGGTATATCTAAGATACTTGTATGATTTCCTATAAAGCAACAAGCTCTATCTGGTATATTTTCTTTTCCTTTAACTGTAACATTCATTTTTATTGCTCTATTTATAGTATAATCTGCCCAATCTCTCCCTACTTTTGCGCTATATTCATATCCTGCTTCTATTCCTTTAGTTTTTCTTATGTACCAAAGCTTAATAGCCTTTAGTCTTAAAACTATCATATATAATAAATAATGTATTCCTTTAAAAATTCCTATCATTTTTCCCTCCATAAATCGTATTGTTTTACCTAATGTTATTATACTAATAACGAAAATATTCTTCAACGACAACTTTCTCTTTCCATATACATAATATAATGTTAAACTTATTTAAGTCTTAAAATTTAATAATGGAGGTATTTTAATTGAAAAAGAAATTATCAATTTTATTACTTTTTGTACTATCATTTTGTTTTATTTTTGTTGGATGTGATATTGATGTAGCAAAAGGTACTATTCCAGATAATAAAACTATGAAGGTACATTATATAGATGTTGGGCAAGGAGATTCAATTTTAATACAGGTTAATGATAAAAATATGCTAATTGACTGTGGTCCAAGAGATGGTAAAGATAAGTTTTTTTCTTATCTAGAGTCACAAAAAATAACTAAACTTGATTATGTGGTGGCAACCCATCCCCATGAAGATCACATAGGAAATATGGCTGATGTTATAAAAAAATACGATGTAAATAAATTTTATGCTCCTAAAGTTGAACATACTACTAAAACTTTTGAAAAAATGGTTGAAGCTTTAGTTAAGAAAAATTTAAAGATAACTACTATAAAGGCTGGTACTGATTCCATAGATCTTGGAGAAAACACAAAAGTTTCTGTTGTAGCTCCTAATAAGGATACTTATGACGATTTAAATAATTATTCTCCTATTATAAAGATAGAATATGGAAATAACTCTTTCCTATTTACCGGAGATGCAGAAAGTAAATCTGAAAAAGAGGTTCTTAAAAAAGGATATAATGTAAAAGCTGATGTACTTAAACTTGGACATCACGGATCATCTACATCAACTTCTAAAGAATTCTTCGAAGCTGTCAATCCTTCAATCGGAGTGATTTCACTTGCTAGTGATAATAAATATGGTCATCCTCATAAGGAAACCCTTAATTTATTAAAAGATAAGAAAATTAAAGTGTATAGAACAGATGTTGATGGTACTACAGTCCTTTCATCTGATGGTAATAAAATTTCTAATATTAGTAAATAAAAGCTAGATAATATCTAACTTTTAGCCTTAAAAATTTTTATACTTTCCTGTACATCAAAAAACAGTAGATAGATTTGTTTTTACACAAAACTATCTACTGTCTCACTACCCCTTTTAAAACAATCAATTTTTACTCTTTAACATTCTACTTTTTTAATAACTTCTTTATTTGTTTCTTCTTTAATTTCTATTTCTTCTTTGACTTCATCACTATCTTTTACTTGTAATACTTCTTCATTCCCTACATCATCACTATTATCTTCTTCTTTAACTTCATCTTCATCACTAATTTCTTTAGTCTCAACTATGAATTTATTCCATAGTGTAAAAATATTATAAAGATTAGTAACATCTTGCTCATTATATAAAAGTATATTTTCAACCTTTTCTCTAGGTATTCTTAAAATATATTCTTTATCTTTTAAAACCTTATGAAATGTTTTAGCTAAATTAGAACCACTTATAACTTCGCCTTCTCTAGAAATCTCAAAGACCTTTTCTAAATTTTTCAATCCTATAGAATGTCCATAGACTCTTTCGTATTCTCTTTGTATATCTATATCTTGAAATTCTTTTGAAAAATCATAATGGATATTATATTTTTTAAACAAATAATTTATCACAGTAAAATCATTATTTCCTGAAAAGGTAACTATAGAATTTTTCCCCTTTTTCTTCATACTCATAAAGTACCTTTTAGCTAAAACTAATATATCTACAACCTCATTTTTATTTTCAATCATATATTGAGTAACATGTAGTTTTTTATCTTTCTTATTAAATATACACGCACCAAAAACACCAATACACTTAGGTTTTTTATAAACATAATGCTCTAAATCAAAAAATATCAGTTCATCTTGGTCTTTACATATATTATCAGTTCTTAAAATAAACTCTTTGGATATTTCACTAACCTCTACTATATTTTCACGAATTATCACAATACCACTCTTTCTTCCTCTTTATTATCACCTTTTAATGATTACTTGTTCTTTATATTACTATATTAATTATAGCATCTTTTATTCTAATGTTAAAATCTTTATGTATATATACTTCTATACTATACTATTAATCTCAATGAGTATATGTTAATATAATCGAAAATTATTATTTTTCCCAGCACTTGTGAAAATTATTCTCATTTCTCTTTAAAAGTATTGACTATTTTTTATGATTTTGCTATTATATTAGTATGTATATATGATAATGATTTTCAATACGAGGTGTGAAAAATGAGTATTTGCGATTTAAAATTAGGCGAAAAAGGGAAAATAGAATCTATTAAAGGCGACGATAAACTTGCTAAAAGATTATTTGCTTTAGGTTGTATTGAAGGTACTGAAATAGAATTAAAAAGAATTGCTCCATTAGGCGATCCTATCATTGTTAATTTAAGAGGATTTGACCTAGCTATTAGAAAAAAGGACGCTAAAAATATAATCTTAAGTTTATAGGGGGATACAACATGAAAATAGTGGCATTACTTGGTAATCCCAACGTAGGAAAGACTACATTATTCAATAGTTTAACTGGCGCCAATCAAAGAGTGGGAAACTGGGCAGGTGTTACTGTAGATAAAAAGGAAGGTTTTTTTGATGATATCAAAATAGTTGATTTACCTGGTATCTATGCAATGGACACTTACTCTAATGAAGAAAAAGTTTCTAAGAATTTTTTAGAAACAGATGAAGTTGATGTAATACTAAATATAGTTGATGCATCAAATATAGATAGAAATTTATATTTGACTACTCAATTGAAACAATTTAATAAACCTATAATTTTAGCTGTTAATATGATTGATGTTGCTAAAAGAAAAGGTATTTATATTGATTATAATAAACTATCAGAGCTTCTAAATATAACTGTTATTCCAATAATAGCTTCTAAAGAAGAAGGTATAGAGGATATTAAGACTGCATTAAAATCTGATAATTTTTTAATAAATGATGCTGATAATGATTATCAGTTCAAAACTGAAAAAGAAGCGTATTCTTTTATCGAAGATATATTAAAAAAATCTAGTGTAACTAAGAGTAATAATGAAGAATCTTTTAAAGATAAATTAGATAACTTCTTATTAAATCCTTGGCTTGCATATCCAATATTCATTATAATAATGGCATTAATGTTTCAAATTACCTTTGCGTGGGTTGGACAGCCTTTATCTGATATGTTAGATGGATTGCTTAATGATTCACTACTACCATATATATCAGATCTTTTATCTAATACGTCACCTTGGTTCCAATCATTAATAGTTGACGGTATTGTCGCAGGGGTTGGTGGAATATTAGTACTACTTCCAATAATACTAGCACTATTTACTTGTATTTCAATACTAGAAGATAGTGGTTATATGGCTAGAGTTGCATTTATAATGGATAAATTAATGAGAAGAATGGGACTTTCTGGAAAAGCTTTTATACCTATGATAGTTGGTTTTGGGTGTACCGTTCCTGCTATAATGTCTGCTAGAACTCTGGAAAGTGAAAAAGATAGAAAGCTTACAGCTTTATTAGTTCCTTTAATGAGTTGTAATGCTAGATTACCTGTTTATGCAATATTTGCATCAGTATTCTTTCCTGATTATAGGGTCTTAGTTGTAGCTGGACTTTATTTATTAGGTGTAATATTAGCATTTATTTTGGGAATACTATTTAAGAATACAATTTTCAAAAAAGATGAAGAACCTTTTATAATCGAATTACCAGAATATAAAAGACCATCTCTTAAAAACATATCAAAACAAGTTTATGAAAAGGCAAAAGGCTTCTTAATTAAAGCTGGAACTATTATATTTGCTATGAGTGTAGTAATTTGGTTCCTATCAAACTTTAATTTTACTGGTATGGTTGATGTTAATGATAGTATATTAGCTTCTATTGGAGGATTCATTGCTCCGATATTTAGACCATTAGGTTTTGGTGATTGGCAAAGTTCAGTTTCTCTTTTAACAGGTTTACTTGCTAAAGAAACTGTTGTTGCTTCTATGGAGGTAATTTTCGCTGGTGATTTAAGCGCCATGTTACCTTTATATTTCAATGCTGCTTCAGCTCTTTCTTTCTTAGTATTTGTGCTGTTATATACTCCTTGTATATCTGTACTTGGTGCTATGAAAAAAGAATATGGAATTAAATTCACTTTACTTTCAGTATCATACCAATTAGTTCTTGCATGGGTAGTATCCTTCTTAATATTTAATATAGGACGAATTTTTATATAGAATATTATTAATTTAAAGGAGAATTTATGGAAATTATTATAACAGTTGGAATCATCGCATTCTCAGCATTTGTAATTTATAAAAAATTAAAAAAATCTTCAAAAGGCGAATGTACTTGTGGTTCTTGTTCATCACATTGCCCAATGTATAAAAATAAAGAAGAAATTAAAATTAATAAAAAATAAAAGATATAAATTATTGTATACACCCTTTATAGTAAACAGTTGAAATAATAAACACTGTTACTATAAAGGGTGTATTTTATTATAAGAAGAAATCTAATATCTAGTAAAATTAAAAGGCATAGCACCTATATAATATAGACGCTATGCCTTATTTATTTAATTTCCATTATCCCCTTATCTACTTGACAGGAGGTAGTTAACTTTTAAGCTTTATCAGCCATCTCTACCAATTCTTTATTTTTGTCCATTAATCTTGTAATATAAATTTTAATTGTTGCTACTGTTGGTGATGCAAGAAGCATTCCTACAGGTCCAAAGAACCCTCCCCCAACTACAACTCCTAGTATTATAAAGAAAGGTCTAACTCCAACTTTACTTCCAATTAACTTAGGATCTAAATACCAACCATCAAATAATTGAAGTGATAATAATACTAAGAATGTTAAAATACCTTTTGTAGGTGATACAAAAACATTAAATAAGAAACCTACGATTTCTCCAATAAAAGGTCCAAAGTAAGGAATCATGTTAGTTATTGCAACTATACAAGCTAAAAGCACTGCATATTCTGATTTAACTAAGTTTAGTAGTATAAAAGCAAGGCCACCTATAATTGATGAATCTATAGCTTTAATCCCTATATATGTACCTATCATATGGTTATATATTCTTACAAACTCAATAATCTTTTCTGATTTTTCCTTTTTAAAGATTATAAATAAAATTCTTTTTGTTCCAGCTATAAGTCTTTCCTTATCTACAAGAACATAAACTGAAATCATTATTCCTAATACAAATTTCATTAAATTGCTTGATATTGAAAATGCATATGAAATTGATCCTTCTAATAAAGTTACTGCTACAGTTCCTACTTGTGAAATAAGTCTATTAACACTTTCCATTGTTCCTGTAGATACAATTAAATCTTTAATACTTTCATTGCTTAATAAGTTGTTTAATCCATTTTGCATTTCAGTAATATAACTTGGTATATCTTTTGTTAAGTCTATTGCACTTTCAACAATATTTGGAATACAATAAAATGAAATTAAAGCAATTACTCCTATTAAAATTGCGTATGTTGTTAAAATAGCTAATCCTTTTTTAAGCTTAAACTTTCTTTCTATACGCTTAACTAAAGGATTTAATATGTATGCTATAACTAACCCATAAATAAATGGTACACATAATGATAATAACTTTCCTAATACACCAAAAAAGTATTGATAGTTATCTATAATCTTATATCCAATAATACCCATAACAATTGCTATAACAATAGATACTATTAAATCTTTATGCTTTATATTTTTACCAAACATAAATACCTCCACCTCTCTATATCATTTTATATTTGATTATATCATAAAGTATTCTTTAAGTCTTTGTTATAATTATTAATTTTTTCATAAATTAAAAGGGATGATTATCACCCCTTTTAACTACATTTTTTCTACTACTTCTATTCCTAATAAAGCTAATGCATTTTTTATTACTTGACAGCTAGCTTCAACTAATTTTAATCTAGCTTCTTGTAACGTTTCATCCTCTAAATTCAATACTGAATGTGCATTATAGAATTTATTAAATGCCTTAGCAACTTCTATAACATATCTAGTAACTATTGATGGCTCTAATTTTTCTATTGCTAAATGTATTTGTTTATTGAAGTTTTCTAAAGTCTTAACTAATTCAAACTCTTCTTTTGAAGTAAGCTTAGAGTAATCTTCTACGCCCTTAAGCTCTCCAGCTCTTGTTAATATACTATTAGCTCTAGCATATGAGTATTGAACATATGGACCTGTTTCTCCTTCAAATGAAAGCATTTCCTTCCAATCAAAAACTATATCCTTTTCTCTTGAGTTCTTTAAATAAGTAAATACTAAAGCTCCAACACCTATCTTCTTAGCTATATCTTCTTTGTTTTCAAGGTTAGGATTCTTTTCATTTATTACTTCTAATGTTTTATCTACAGATTCTCTTATTAAATCATCTAATAAAACTATTTCCCCTTTTCTTGTTGAAAGCTTTCTATCTGCAAATTTAACTAATCCAAAACCTACGTGAACACAATCCTTTGCCCATTCATGTCCTGCAAGGTCTAAAACTTTAAATACTTGTTTAAAGTGTAGGGCTTGTGGAGTTCCTACTACATATACACACTTATCAAAATTATAAGTCTTCTTTCTATACATAGCAGCAGCTAAATCTCTAGTTGCATATATTGAAGCACCATCAGCTTTTAAAACTATACAAGGTGGCATATTATATTCATCAAGCATTACAACTTGTGCACCATTACTTTCAACTAATAGACCCTTTTCTTTTAATTCATTAACTACAACATCCATTTTGTCATTATAGAATGCTTCTCCTGCATATGAATCAAATTTAACATTAAATACATCATATACTCTAGCAAACTCTTTTAAACTTAAATCTCTAAATCTTTTCCATAAAGCTTCTGCTTCTTTATCTCCATCTTCTAAAGCCTTAAAATATGCTCTTCCTTCATCTTCTAATTCAGGATTCTTTTCTGCTTCATCATGGAATTTAACATATATTCTAAGTAATTCATTTATAGCATTTTCTTCTAATGCTTCTTCATTACCCCATCTCTTATATGCTGATATAAGTTTACCAAATTGAGTTCCCCAATCACCTAAATGATTAATACCCTCTACGGTATATCCTTCCTTTTTAAATAATTTATATAAAGAATTACCTATAGCTGTAGTAAATAAATGTCCTACATGGAAAGGCTTTGCTATATTTGGTGATGAATATTCAACACAAACTGTTTTACCTTCTCCAACCTTTGATGATCCATAATTATCTCCTTGCTCTAGAACCTTTTCTATTGCATTTTTTGTAAACACACTCTTATCAGCAAAGAAATTTACATATGGTCCTAAATTAACTATTTTTTCAAAACCTTCTTTATCTAGTTTCTCACTTAATTCCTCTGCTATCATATTTGGAGCTTTTCTAAAAGCCTTTGCTAATTGAAAGCATGGAAATGCATAATCTCCCATTTCAGGCTTTGGTGGTATTTCTATAAGTTTTTCTATAGCTTCAATATCCATATCAACATATTGCTTTATAGTTTCTGAAACTTTCTTTTTATAATCCATTTTAATTCCTCCATTATCATTTCAAATTTATAATAAAAAAATCCGTCTCTTATAAAATAAGAGACGGAAATATATCCGCGGTACCACTCTAATTGCATCAAATGCCACTTAACGCTTTAACGCAGCTACTACGATTTATCCTACTTAATTTCAGTAAATATCTCCAAGGCTCTTTTCTTATAACCTATCTTATAGAGCTTCCACCAACCTCTACTCGCTTAAAGAATCAATTATAATACTCTTCTTTTCCTAGATTTTTTATTTAATTTAGTAAGATTATTATACATAATTATAACTTTTATTGTCAACTAATAAAAAAGCTATTCTAATTAAATGTAATTTTATTATATATTTTTCATTTATCTCTTGAATATTAGACAAAATGATATAATATTTAATTATGGGTATTTCCCAAAGTATAGTATTATTAATTATAATAAGGAGTTTTTATGAATAGAGTTGGAGTTATTGATATTGGCCCAAGTTCTGTACGTTTAATGCTAACAGAA from Clostridium chauvoei encodes:
- a CDS encoding CehA/McbA family metallohydrolase — encoded protein: MGKKKHKEIKGFNQNDLKFYYGIPHCHTNFSTGKGNPLEAYEYGRKAGLNFMFVTDHNSFLSNKVSIKDSIYTRWQGTHYYASRLMKKYEEFLPLVGFECKTDSYGDLNIMNSSTFFTGIVKDIKILLLWMLNNENAFISINHPHKNIRNLSYNPILNKLITSIEVGNGNPAAKYTRHDKHYFNLLDAGWKLGAINGQDNHKINFGDSENLTVYIGNELSKSALVDSFRAMRTYSTESRFLKFYFTINDSFMGETILISDNKLKFLIYAEDIRYRIKEISIISNKGTTIKDIDEINLNHIKYIYEHKHEENETWYVIKVVQENNRIAISSPIFVESAKEVLGNSYES
- a CDS encoding Lrp/AsnC ligand binding domain-containing protein, producing MGLNQTYQLDELDLQILDLLIKDCRTPYLEIARICHVSGGTIHVRMKKMEELGIIKGTRILLNLPKLGYDVCCFVGIYVDKTESFSSVFHELSQIKEVVELHLTTGNYSIFAKVICKNISDLQDILLNKINSINGIQRTDTFISLEQPIDRNISI
- a CDS encoding DUF378 domain-containing protein — encoded protein: MKILDTIALILVIVGAVNWGLIGFFQFDLVAALFGTMTMFSRVVYALVGLAGLYSLSFFAKGSMTTDKI
- a CDS encoding lysophospholipid acyltransferase family protein encodes the protein MIGIFKGIHYLLYMIVLRLKAIKLWYIRKTKGIEAGYEYSAKVGRDWADYTINRAIKMNVTVKGKENIPDRACCFIGNHTSILDIPLLMDSAERAMGFIAKKEMLKTPVIGYWMQQYHCVPLDRENAREAIKVIQQGAENLKNGYSMCIFPEGTRSKDGKVQEFKKGSLKLATKAKAPIIPVSIDGAYRAFEIDRKFKAIDITITFGKPIYTDNLNRDEEKALADRVRDIIVKELNQG
- a CDS encoding ComEC/Rec2 family competence protein, which produces MKKKLSILLLFVLSFCFIFVGCDIDVAKGTIPDNKTMKVHYIDVGQGDSILIQVNDKNMLIDCGPRDGKDKFFSYLESQKITKLDYVVATHPHEDHIGNMADVIKKYDVNKFYAPKVEHTTKTFEKMVEALVKKNLKITTIKAGTDSIDLGENTKVSVVAPNKDTYDDLNNYSPIIKIEYGNNSFLFTGDAESKSEKEVLKKGYNVKADVLKLGHHGSSTSTSKEFFEAVNPSIGVISLASDNKYGHPHKETLNLLKDKKIKVYRTDVDGTTVLSSDGNKISNISK
- a CDS encoding ribonuclease H-like domain-containing protein → MIIRENIVEVSEISKEFILRTDNICKDQDELIFFDLEHYVYKKPKCIGVFGACIFNKKDKKLHVTQYMIENKNEVVDILVLAKRYFMSMKKKGKNSIVTFSGNNDFTVINYLFKKYNIHYDFSKEFQDIDIQREYERVYGHSIGLKNLEKVFEISREGEVISGSNLAKTFHKVLKDKEYILRIPREKVENILLYNEQDVTNLYNIFTLWNKFIVETKEISDEDEVKEEDNSDDVGNEEVLQVKDSDEVKEEIEIKEETNKEVIKKVEC
- a CDS encoding FeoA family protein, translated to MSICDLKLGEKGKIESIKGDDKLAKRLFALGCIEGTEIELKRIAPLGDPIIVNLRGFDLAIRKKDAKNIILSL
- the feoB gene encoding ferrous iron transport protein B; amino-acid sequence: MKIVALLGNPNVGKTTLFNSLTGANQRVGNWAGVTVDKKEGFFDDIKIVDLPGIYAMDTYSNEEKVSKNFLETDEVDVILNIVDASNIDRNLYLTTQLKQFNKPIILAVNMIDVAKRKGIYIDYNKLSELLNITVIPIIASKEEGIEDIKTALKSDNFLINDADNDYQFKTEKEAYSFIEDILKKSSVTKSNNEESFKDKLDNFLLNPWLAYPIFIIIMALMFQITFAWVGQPLSDMLDGLLNDSLLPYISDLLSNTSPWFQSLIVDGIVAGVGGILVLLPIILALFTCISILEDSGYMARVAFIMDKLMRRMGLSGKAFIPMIVGFGCTVPAIMSARTLESEKDRKLTALLVPLMSCNARLPVYAIFASVFFPDYRVLVVAGLYLLGVILAFILGILFKNTIFKKDEEPFIIELPEYKRPSLKNISKQVYEKAKGFLIKAGTIIFAMSVVIWFLSNFNFTGMVDVNDSILASIGGFIAPIFRPLGFGDWQSSVSLLTGLLAKETVVASMEVIFAGDLSAMLPLYFNAASALSFLVFVLLYTPCISVLGAMKKEYGIKFTLLSVSYQLVLAWVVSFLIFNIGRIFI
- a CDS encoding FeoB-associated Cys-rich membrane protein, translating into MEIIITVGIIAFSAFVIYKKLKKSSKGECTCGSCSSHCPMYKNKEEIKINKK
- a CDS encoding AI-2E family transporter, coding for MFGKNIKHKDLIVSIVIAIVMGIIGYKIIDNYQYFFGVLGKLLSLCVPFIYGLVIAYILNPLVKRIERKFKLKKGLAILTTYAILIGVIALISFYCIPNIVESAIDLTKDIPSYITEMQNGLNNLLSNESIKDLIVSTGTMESVNRLISQVGTVAVTLLEGSISYAFSISSNLMKFVLGIMISVYVLVDKERLIAGTKRILFIIFKKEKSEKIIEFVRIYNHMIGTYIGIKAIDSSIIGGLAFILLNLVKSEYAVLLACIVAITNMIPYFGPFIGEIVGFLFNVFVSPTKGILTFLVLLSLQLFDGWYLDPKLIGSKVGVRPFFIILGVVVGGGFFGPVGMLLASPTVATIKIYITRLMDKNKELVEMADKA